A segment of the Camelus bactrianus isolate YW-2024 breed Bactrian camel chromosome 22, ASM4877302v1, whole genome shotgun sequence genome:
TGGGGACCCTGGCTGCCAGGCAGCCGCCTAGTCAGGTCCGGGCCGCTGCTCCAGCCTAGAACAGCCTAGCAGGACCCAGGGGcatgggggagggaggcggggggtggggtcaAAGTCATGGGTAGGATAGTGGAACAGAACCAGTTCTTAGCCTGAGCGAATTGGGCTGAGTGGGCCTTTTTGAGAGTCTGCTtcatttacagatggggaagccaAGACCAGGGAGGGTCTAAGAAGGCAACCCTTGGGGCAGGGCAGAGCCGAGAGGCTGGTTAATCCAGCAGCCTTCCACTCCATCTGCTAGGGGCACTGAGGCCCCTCGAGAGGGCTGAGGGCTAAGCTGGAGGAGCCCCCGGAGGTGGACCCCCATCCTGCAGGGTTTGGCTCCTCCCAGCCCGGTCCCGGCGCAGCAGGCCCTGCACACCCACGGCTCAGCTGCAGCTGCTGCCCAGGCAGATAAACCGTCTGTTTCCTTTGCTCGGCACTATTTGCATGTTTCCTTCCTTGCCATCATGAGACGAaggcctccctcccaccccagcccttgTCCCATGGCCCAAGTGACCTtttctttgcagggggaggggcCACCCCCATAACAGCAGTGTCAGGTGGTCTGCTCCAGCCACTAGATACTTTGCAGACTTTCCCCAGGAGAAGCCCCAGACTcatgttttcatgaccttttccgAAATGGGGACACTAGAGCTTATGGGAGTCACAGTTAGGAAAGCGTGGGGTGGATCTGAACCCAGAGGTAACTGACCCCAAGCACAGACTCTTCCCCCTGCCGGGCTGGCTCTGACAAGACATCCTCTGTGGCCTGAGGagctgagggaggcagaggccagcCTGGGTGGCCAGGAGTGTTTGCTGAGTAGCTTGTGCTGGGCTGAGCTGCAGGAAAACTATCACCTGAGGGTCATCTCCCACATCTTCATCTCCTGCAGAAGTCCTGGCGGAAGGTGTGGGGTCTGCTTTATGCAGGAGGCCCATCAGGCGTGGCACGGCTGGAGAGCTGGGAGGTCCGGGATGGTGGCCAGGGGCCAGCGGGTGACAGATCTGCAGGGCCTGGCCGGCGCGGGGAGCGGAGGGTCATCCGCCTGGCTGACTGCGTGTCCGTGCTGCCCGCCGACGGTGAGAGCTGCCCCCGGGACACTGGTGCCTTCCTGCTCACCACCACAGAGCGAAGCCACCTGCTGGCCGCACAGCACCGCCAGGCATGGATAGGCTCCATCTGCCAGCTGGCCTTCCCGGTGAGCACAGGGCGGGTGGGCAGGGCATCCAGGGCCAGCCAGGGACACCACCTCACCCCGTCTTGTTCATCTCCATGTTAATTCACATCCCACCACTCAGCAAGTACCTGCCAAGCATCTACAAGCCTGGGAAACAGCCCAGTAGCCCATAGAACAAATCTCGGATGGTCACGGGTGCTATGGAGAAAATGAGAGGCTGGGGGAGACCAGGAGTGAGTGGAAGGACGTTACACAGGATGGTCCAGGGAGGTGTCTCAGGAGAGGACAGTGCACCTGAATCCCAAGGACAAATAACCCACCAGACACAGATCTGAGAGGGTCTCCTGAACAGAGCAGCAGCATGCGCAAGGGCCCTGAGGCCGGGAAGAGCTTGGTGTTCAAGGGGCagaaaggccagtgtggctggagggtaCAGAGtgggagggggcctgggaggaggcaaCTGTGGAGAGTTTGGTGGGAGCCAGCTGAAGTTGCCCTGGGCTACTTGTGGAGTTGGGGGTTTTATTCTCAGTGAGAGAAGCCTTTGGGGAGTTAGACCCAGAGACTGAGAGTTTTAAAGCTTCACAGGGTCTGTGATGAACCAAAAGGAAATGagtggcggttcctcaaaaattaaacatacagttaccatatgacccagcaattccactcctaggcatatacccaagagaaatgaaacagatgTTCAGAAAAAACTTCTATGAAAATCTTCagggcagcattattcacaatagctcaAGGATGCaaagaacccaaatgtccatcagctgatgaatggataaacttaatgtggtctatccatacaacgGAACATTACttggtcataaaaaggaatgaagcattgatacatgctacaacatgtatGGACCTTGGAAACAGAGTCACAAAAGCCAGACACTAAAGGccacacattgtatgattccacttacatgaaatatgCAGAACAGACAAACCCATAGCAGCAGAAAGCAACTAAGTGGTTTTTGGGAGCTGGGGGCCAAAGGAATGGGGAGTCAGAGTTAATGGTACAGTGTTTCCATTTagagtgatgaaaaagttctaaatttaaccactttaaaatggttaaaatgataaattttatgttgtgtattttaccacaattcttataattaaaaggaaaaaaaaaaggaaataaacaagagcAAGGAGACTGGTGAGGAAGCCGTTGCATTTGACCCTGGCCATGGTACCGTGGGCCAAGGTGGTCGTGGTGGAGATGTGCAGGGCCAGAGCCTGTGGGATGTGGCGGGGAGATGGGGAAAGAGGCCTGGGGGAGGAACAAGTGGCCATTCACTCATGGGTCCCACCCTGAAACTCCTGCTGTCAGGGACACACACAAGCCAGCCCCGGCCCTGGCCAACTTCAAGGACAGTGGGAGACAGCCCCTTGGTTGCGCTCTGCTTTACAGCTCTCAGCACCCTTAAGGGGGAGTCGGTGGGGACTGCAGgtggggaaacaggctcagaggtgTGCTTGGGGGGTGCAGTGTGTCAAGGGCAAAACTGGGACTGGCACCTAGGTCCCTTGCTTGTCACAGAGTCCTGGGTTATGGACCCCAGGGAAAGAATGTGGGAAGAGGAGTGGAGGGGCTCAAACCTCTGACCTGGTCTCATCCCCAGGGCACAGGGGAGTCCTCCTCAGGATCAGGGGAGGCCGAAGCTCCCAAGAGGGGCCCGGTCCCCATGGAGGAGAACTCCATCTACTCCTCCTGGAAGGAAGGTGAGTCTGGGAGGTACAGGGGCAGCCTCAGCCCCGGCACACCCAGGGCTGGGATCTTTCGGGGGACCCAGGGGACTGCGCTTGCTGCCCTCACGGCCCCCTGCCTGCAGTGGGCGAGTTCCCAGTGGTGGTGCAGAGGACAGAGGCTGCGGCCCGCTGCCAGCTCAAGGGGCCCTACCTCCTGCTGCTGGGCCAGGACGCCATCCAGCTGAGCGAGCCCGCGAGCCCCCAGGCCCTCTACACCTGGCCCTACCGCTTCCTGCGCAAGTTCGGCTCTGACAAGGTGAGGTCCCGCCCGGGCAggaggcggggggcggggtgCCCGGTCCCTCAGCCCCTGACACCCCGTGCCGCCCGCGCCCAGGACGTGTTCTCCTTCGAAGCCGGCCGCCGCTGCGCCTCGGGCGAGGGCCTCTTCGCCTTCAGCAGCCCCCGCGCCCGCGACCTGTGCGGGGCCGTGGCCACGGCGATCGCCCGCCAGCGGGAGCGCCTGTCCGATCCAGCGCGGCCCCGGCCCTGCCCCCTGCCGCGGGCCACCTCCCTGCCCTCGCTGGAGCCGCCGGGAGAGCTGCGCGAGGCGCCGCCGGGGCCCCAGGCGCCAGGCCCCCGGAGGGCTGGCGCGGCCGACGCGGGGCCCCAGAGCCTGCCGCCGCTGCTGAGCCCCGCGGCCCCCGCCGAGCCGGTGCTCTACGCCTCGGTGTGCAAGCGGGCCAGCGTGCCCGCGGGCGCCGCCGAGCACCTGTACGAGAACCTGCGCCTGCTGGAGGCCGCCGGCCCGCCGGCCAGCCCCATCTACCACAACAGCCAGGACCTGAGCTGGCCCGGCCCGGCCTGCGACAGCAGCCTGGAGGCCCAGTACCGGCGgctgctggagctggagctggccGACAACGGCGACAGCGACGAGGCGGGGGGCTCCGCCTGCCCCGGCTCCCACACGGGCTTCAAAGCCAAGCTGGTGACGCTGCTGAGCCGGGAGCGGAGGAAGGGCCCGGCCCCCTGCGACAGACCCTGACCCGTGGCAGCGGGAGGAGACGAAGGCGCTCTCCCTGGAACAAGAGGGCGCGAAAACCGTGGACATCTGCGGACACACCCCCACAGCCACTCTGGCCTGGGGGGACAAGGCCGGCTGCCTGGGGAGGACCCCTCAAGTGCCCTGCCAGCCCCCCAGTGTATAGTGTACAGATCTGCTAATAATAAAGCCCTTTAGTTCCCCTCTCAGCCCACCTCGTGTGCCACAGCCCATTCCTCCTTAGTAGGGCTCCTGGCAGTGGCGCCCACGGGTCCACACAGACGCTCAGTCACAGGCGTGGCAGCAAACACCAGGGCCCTGTGCTGGGTTCCAGGGATACATATGACCTGGACCTGACTTCTGCCACCAGTAGGCTCGAGTCCACTTGAACAGGTGGGTGGGGTGCAGATAATTATAGATCCATGTGGTCCTGTGCAGCAAAGGTGACTCTGATAACTGGGTAGAGGGAGAAATGAGGCTTGCTGATGGGAGAGGTGCCCTCTGAATTGAGTGTGAAGGGCAGGCAGAGCTTCACCAGGCTGCCAGTGAGCCCCAGGGCTTTCCAAGCTGAGGGTGGGCACGGTGGGTGCATAGAGGAAGGAAGATCATAGACCAGAGGGCTACAAGGGGCTGAGGAAAGGGTTGGCCCAGCATAAGAGGCCTGACCATCCAACAGTGAGCTTGGTCTCATCCTCACGGAGGGATGCAGCCAGACTAGCGAAACAGCGTGGAGGCTGATTTGGAGGGGCCGGAAAGCCCTAGCTGGGGAGGagttggggtgagggaggggcaagtGGAAGGGACTTCAAAGACCTGCACACCCTAAATACTCCCCGCTGAGACTCAGAAATGCACAGACATTTCTGGGGAGAACTAGCCCTCAGTCTCCATCTTAACTTTCAAGGATAAAGACCAAATTACATACCAGGCATGCATTCATtcgagttttgttttttaattttacgattttattttattttattatttttttgtggaggtaggtaattaggtttacttacttatttgtctattcatttatttactgatGGAGGTAcgggggactgaacccaggacctcatgcatgctaggcatgccctctacccctgagctataccctcccccctcatctGAGTTTATCGcatacctactctgtgccaggccctggggacgtGGCCATGTTCAAGATAGCTGCAGTCCTGTTCTCAAAGAGCCCACATTCCAGAGGGAGATAACGAGTCTCCTGAAGACTTTAGTGCCTGCCTTACTATCCTCCCTTATGCTGCTCCTGTCACCATCCCTGGGCCTCCATGCACACAAGCATCATGCCCCCAAGGACCTGGCCTCCTGGCTGCTTGACCTCAGCTCCGCCTCAGCTGCCCACACTGTTGGCACATCCTGAATGTTATCTTTATGACAATGACACCCTATCGTCACTTGGCAGTGATGCAATCTTATTTCAAGTGTGTGCCTCTGGctacctccttctctccttccagcccACTTCCTCTAGTCTCGCCCATATGGCTCCTATCCAGCCGCATCGACCTACAGCAACCCCTTTCCATCTGCACTACCCCAGCCCCACGACTCCATCCCTGTCCAACTTGGAGTCTGCACTCCACCAATGGAATcagcccctccccttctcctctacTTTCATCCGATTTGTCAGGCAAAGTCCTCAGCCTCAGGTGAACCCAGCTGTCTTCCGTGTCAAGGCAGGAGAAATTCACATAACCAAGTAGATGGCAGTCTCTTTAACAATGTGATCTCAAACCTCAAACAGGTCGGCTCTCCACGCTGCCCAGAGATCCTGCATTCCAAAGTGGCTGCTTTTATCCTCCCCCAGACCCTCATATCTTCTTCCCTCCAGCCCTGACCATTCTCACCTTGTATTTTTACTTGCGAAGAGGCAGCCAACAGAAGTGAACACCATTGGCTTCCCACCACCTCGTCTACAAGAGCACCCACATTTGTACCATCTCCCTCCTGCCCTACAGCAGAACAGTGTCTGTTCCCACCTCCTCTCACCTCCCCACAGCTTGGCAAACTGAGCTGTGTCCTCCTGTTAATTCCTTCACCAATATCATCATTTCCAGCCACACACAAACATACTCCATAATTTCACGTCTTTAAAGGAAACCTACCCTGATCTCTCCTCCTTCACCCACCTCCCCATTTCTCTGTTCCTCTTCACAGCAAAACTCCTCAAAAGAGTTGATTACTCTCATTTCTACTTTCTCATCTCCCATCTCCCTTACACCAACTCCTGTCTCCTGGTGGTCCCCATGACTCCATTACATCACTCTCATCAGGGTCACCTATCTCCTTGTTCCCCAAAACAAAGCAACCTAGACCCCCTTTGTGACCTGGGATCCCCAGCTTCTCAGCAGCATTCCATACCCCTCCTTGAAACTTGGTCTTCACTTGGTTTTCCTCTTCCTTGCTGGTCTCTCCTTCCCAGACTCGGCATTTCCTCTGCCAGAGTTCTGGCGTCAGACAGTGTTGCTCAACCCTAGCTGCCCATGGAATCATttgggagcctttaaaaaatgCCCATACCTGGGCCCACACTCAGTGGCTTGAATTTCATCAGCCAACGTGGGCCCTGGGCACCACTCTTTTCAGTTCCCCGGGTGATTGTCGTGGGCACCCAAGGTTGAGCACCACGGTCCTACGTAACCCAGGGTGGTCTCCAGGTCTCACGGCCCATCTAAATGCTGCCAACTCCTATAGGTATAGCTTCAATATAGATCTCTCCCAAGCTCTAGATTTAAGAATCCAGCTGCACACTAGACTTCTAGATGTCTCAAAAGCATCTCTGAATGTAATGTGTGAAGGAAGATTGTGGGGAAGGAGTACTGTGCAGTGCTGTCCCAGGTTGTCTGTGGCCACAGAAGATGAAGCCTGGAAAGATGCTGGAGCCACGGGGAGGTAGATTTCAGCCCCACTTATGGAAGATCCTTCTGACAAGTAAGGTCTTTCCCTGATCAGGCTGCCTGCCACAGAGCAAGCTAAGGACAGGAGTTTCCTTCAGGGTGCCTACAGCAAGGACCCCTCAGCCCCACAGTGGCAAGCCAGTGCTTGCCAGCTCCGTAAATCTCTGGAGGTTACCCAGGGAGTCAGGGTCTTGGCCAGAACTAGAATCCAGGACTCTGGGTCCCCAGTCTGGCTTGGTTTTTTTCCTCACAAATCTAAGCCTTTTTGTTTGCCGcaaaatggcaaattttgtgAAGTTCCAACCAGACCATGGAAGAGAAAGTCTTTGGAAAATTCTAGGGACccagcctgcagctgcaggtgtCCTGACCACCAGGGGGCACTGTGTCTTAGCCCAATGCCTGTTCCTACCCAGGGACTGCCTGTGCAGGGAGCTCTGGAGGCTCCATCCAGGCCAAGGAATGGGCCCCCTGGGGTCTTCTCTGCTGGAGGACTGCCAGGAGCTCCAGGCTGCTCCTTCTTCCTTTGCTCATTTGCTGCTTCACTTTCTCAGTCCGTCCTTTATCTGTTCACTCAGATCCACTGTGTGCAGGCACTGGGGAAATGGTGGACAAGTCAGACATGCCCCTGCTCTCATAGGACTGACGTTCTAATGGGGCCAAAAAGCCATGAAGAAACAAACACTTAATATAATGTCAAATGGTGGTAAGTGCTgtgaggaaaaataaagcaggataaaGGACCAGCACAGGATGCGGTGAGATGGCCGGCAGCCTCTGTTTTAGGTAGGCTGATCAAGGAAGGAGGAGGCAACCCTGAACGCGATGAGAGCCTGTTGTTTAAAATATCTGGGAGAATGTGTTTCAAGCAGCAGGAGCCCCgcaagtgcaaagaccctgaggtagGACTACACTTGCTGTGTTGGAGGAACGGTGAGGAGGTCAGCGTGGCTGGAGCAGAATGAGCTAGGAGGAGAGTGATGGGAGGTGGACCCAGTTTATCAGTGTCACGTAAGTCGGAAAgactttagttttatttttaagtgcaacGCCAGCCCACTGGAATGCTAAAAGCTGAGGGTGATGTGGTGtgatttctgctttaaaaattccACTTTGGCTGCTGCATGGAGAAGACCCAGGACTGGGCAACGGTAGAAGCAGGGAGATCTGTTAGGAGACTGTGAAGGTGTCCAGGCATCAGACAAGTGTCAGGGACAACCATGGCAGCCAGGGGTGGGACAGATTCTGGAGGTGGAATTTGCAGAATCTGAGGTAtggcagaaaagaaaggaaagaaaacttcaTAATTTTTACTGGACCAGGCAGATGAATGGtgttgctactttttttttttttaaccgagtTAGGGAAGGAGTTAGGGAAGTGGGAAAATTGCAAGTTTAAATTGGGACTTAATAATTTGAGATAGCTAGCAGACATTCAGGTAGAGGTTGGACAGGCTGTTGGATGTTGGAGTCTGGAGTTTTGGAGAGAAGATGAGAACTGGACCTGTAACTTGGGAGTCCTTGGCATAGGTGTTATTGATAGTCACAGGACAGGATGGGGTCCCAGAGAGTGAGTGTAGACTGGAAAGATCTGATGGCCACGATGGGAAGCAAATGAGGAGCAGCCAAAGGGGGTGGCGAAGGAGCAGTCAGTGGGGCAGGAAGAAGGCATGAAGCTACAGGAAACAGGGAGTACACTGGGACCAGCGCTGCTCCTAGGCAGGGTAAGAGGGAAGCTGAGAAACTATCATTGATTTGATAACCTGGAAGTCATTAGAGACCTTTTGAAGAGGGAATTAATTCAGAGGACTGCTGGGAACAAAAGCCTGGCTGGAATGGGTTCAAGAGAGAATGGGAAGatgtggggagggtacagctcagtggtggagcatgtgcttagcatgcaggaggtcctggattcaatccttaGCACTtccgtttaaaaaaaattgaataattgaataaataaaccaaattacctcccccaacaaaaataaataaataaaaaagagagatggagagggatGTGAGATCAAGAGAGTATTTCTTTAAAGATGAGAACTT
Coding sequences within it:
- the DOK3 gene encoding docking protein 3, with protein sequence MELLETPVKDGILYQQHVKFGKKSWRKVWGLLYAGGPSGVARLESWEVRDGGQGPAGDRSAGPGRRGERRVIRLADCVSVLPADGESCPRDTGAFLLTTTERSHLLAAQHRQAWIGSICQLAFPGTGESSSGSGEAEAPKRGPVPMEENSIYSSWKEVGEFPVVVQRTEAAARCQLKGPYLLLLGQDAIQLSEPASPQALYTWPYRFLRKFGSDKDVFSFEAGRRCASGEGLFAFSSPRARDLCGAVATAIARQRERLSDPARPRPCPLPRATSLPSLEPPGELREAPPGPQAPGPRRAGAADAGPQSLPPLLSPAAPAEPVLYASVCKRASVPAGAAEHLYENLRLLEAAGPPASPIYHNSQDLSWPGPACDSSLEAQYRRLLELELADNGDSDEAGGSACPGSHTGFKAKLVTLLSRERRKGPAPCDRP